The following are from one region of the Stigmatella ashevillena genome:
- a CDS encoding secretin and TonB N-terminal domain-containing protein has protein sequence MSRVGAFLAVLLVLASPSQAAPPRAESKRINLDVVRADLHDVLRILADVGRLNLVVSEQVRGKVTLKLKNVPWREALDTVLASHALGQEIQGNVLRVAPLKELAAEAADRVKLKQAREEAAPLRTFFIPVSHARAAELLPHVQAQLSPRGKVSVDERTNTLIVTDVEPVALP, from the coding sequence ATGAGTCGAGTGGGCGCCTTCCTCGCCGTGCTGCTGGTGCTGGCTTCCCCCAGCCAGGCAGCCCCTCCCCGGGCTGAGTCCAAGCGCATCAACCTCGATGTCGTGCGCGCGGACCTGCACGACGTGCTGCGCATCCTGGCCGACGTGGGCCGGCTCAACCTCGTGGTGTCCGAGCAGGTGCGAGGCAAGGTGACGCTGAAGCTGAAGAACGTGCCCTGGCGGGAGGCCCTGGACACGGTGCTGGCCTCGCATGCTCTGGGCCAGGAGATTCAGGGCAACGTCCTGCGGGTGGCTCCCCTCAAGGAATTGGCGGCGGAAGCAGCCGACCGCGTGAAGCTGAAGCAGGCGCGTGAGGAGGCCGCACCGCTGAGGACCTTCTTCATTCCGGTGAGCCATGCCCGAGCAGCGGAGCTGCTGCCCCATGTCCAGGCGCAGCTGTCCCCCCGTGGGAAGGTGAGCGTGGATGAGCGGACGAACACGCTCATTGTCACGGACGTGGAGCCGGTGGCGCTGCCCTGA